In Clostridium sp. DL-VIII, the following proteins share a genomic window:
- a CDS encoding teicoplanin resistance protein VanZ codes for MDFEEIVEKQNIIPCKIEEKSKMYQDLWNIKNNWTGRVDANIANTFIEESVQLIENAISIFEMGYFDCAYYSLRQALEISTTMVFLVDIEDDKRIEKLDDWKKERHFPMDGKMKKYLTTHGRTFSDMKIKMKKYFDEIDRQRKSLNKYVHKQGYQYFYVSRINSIHKDKLIESLKNSFISNVKFCIGVVAVMRLAVDPFPILLMDEEIYYRTNDTITYGYTEDFVKEYISIDTIKQYKTTEIYQEFYEQILRREPKSEAVADVVKNQYIDITKVNEIMLQSNLMGVVDFIAVSIVSIIPSISKVYCYGGMLWYFTDIKTNRKKMNWSTSDFKRFSESTKKFNLAYDEVYISCVKINDETYFIEHNDLISNEEKEKIQKLEFILNSVVQEMEKSYET; via the coding sequence ATGGATTTTGAAGAGATTGTAGAAAAGCAGAATATTATACCATGCAAGATTGAAGAAAAAAGCAAAATGTATCAAGATTTATGGAATATTAAAAACAATTGGACGGGAAGGGTAGATGCTAATATTGCAAATACATTTATTGAAGAATCAGTACAGCTAATAGAAAATGCTATTTCGATTTTTGAAATGGGCTATTTTGATTGTGCGTATTATTCATTAAGACAAGCATTAGAAATATCTACGACTATGGTTTTTTTGGTTGATATAGAAGATGATAAACGAATTGAAAAATTGGATGATTGGAAAAAGGAAAGACATTTTCCTATGGATGGAAAAATGAAAAAGTACTTAACTACTCATGGTAGGACATTTTCAGATATGAAAATTAAGATGAAGAAGTATTTTGATGAAATTGACAGACAACGTAAATCACTTAATAAATATGTACACAAGCAGGGTTATCAATATTTTTATGTTTCGCGAATAAATTCGATTCACAAAGATAAATTAATTGAGTCTCTTAAAAATAGTTTTATTAGTAATGTAAAATTCTGCATTGGTGTTGTTGCAGTAATGAGATTGGCTGTTGATCCATTTCCAATTCTTTTAATGGACGAAGAAATATATTATAGAACAAATGATACTATTACATATGGGTATACGGAAGATTTTGTTAAAGAATATATTAGTATTGATACTATCAAACAATATAAAACCACTGAGATATATCAAGAGTTTTATGAACAGATACTGAGACGAGAACCCAAAAGTGAGGCTGTGGCAGATGTTGTTAAAAATCAATACATTGATATAACAAAAGTTAATGAGATTATGCTGCAAAGCAACTTGATGGGAGTTGTTGATTTTATAGCAGTTTCTATAGTGTCAATAATTCCTTCAATATCAAAAGTATATTGCTATGGGGGGATGCTTTGGTATTTTACAGATATTAAAACCAATAGAAAAAAAATGAATTGGAGTACTAGTGATTTTAAGAGATTTAGTGAATCAACTAAAAAATTCAACTTGGCTTATGATGAAGTTTATATATCGTGTGTAAAGATTAATGATGAAACATATTTTATAGAACATAATGATCTTATTAGTAATGAAGAAAAGGAAAAAATTCAGAAATTGGAATTTATATTAAATAGTGTTGTTCAGGAGATGGAGAAGTCTTATGAAACATGA